The Halomonas elongata DSM 2581 DNA segment TCTCCCCAGCCGCCGACGGCATAGACGGCGGCCTCGATGTCGGTGTAGTTCTGGTTGACCGAGCCATGCTTCCAGTAGGCGTCTCGGGTCTGGTGGCTCATCCAGGTCTCGGCCAGCAGCGGCATGTTGTCGAGACGCTGCTTCCAGCGTTCGCGCCACACCTCGCCGACCAGGGCCGGGTCGGGCGGCGCCGCCGAGAAACTGAGCATGGTGGCCGACCAGCCCAGGTTTTCGTGCAGCAGGTTGCCACCCTTGTAGTGGATGTCGTCGGTGTAGCGGTCGTCGGTGGAGCACAGGGTGATGATGGCCTTGAGCGGTTCGGGCTTCAGCGCTGCCAACTGCAGCGAATTGAAGCCGCCCCAGGAGATGCCCATCATGCCGAGCTTGCCGTTGCACCAGGGCTGGCGGGTCAGCCAGTCGATCACTTCGAGGCCGTCGGCCTGTTCCTGAGGCAGGTACTCATCGGCCATCAACCCCTCGGATTCGCCGTTGCCCCGCATGTCGACCCGCACCGCAGCATAGCCGTGACCGGCGAAGTAGGGATGCGTCAGCTCATCGCGCACCGCCGTGCCGTCGCGTTTTCGGTAGGGCAGGTATTCGAGGATGGCGGGTACCGGATGTTCCTCGGCCCCTTCCGGCAGCCAGATGCGGGCAGCGAGTCGGGTGCCGTCCGAGAGCGGAATCTCCAGGTGCTCGATCTCGCGGATACGATGCGGGAAGTCGGTCTTCACGTTCATTGCGGCTGGCCTTGTGCGTCGAGCTGTTCGTGATTGGTTGAGGTGTCGGGGCATTCGAGGGCGCTGGGGTCGCGTAACCAGTGCCAGAGGGAACCGCTGGCAAGCAGGATGATCACCAGGGCGGGCAGGCCGCCGAGATTGGAAAGCATCTTGACGCCATCGATGCCGACGAAACTGGTCATGACCCAGGCGATGATGCCGACCACCACGCCCCAGATGATCTTCATGGGAATACCGGCGCTGAAATCGGAGTCGGCGGTCAGGCCACGGGTGCAGAGGTTGCCGATGGCGTCGGTGTTGGAGTCCGCCGCGGTGACATAGGAAATGAAGGCAATGAACAGCAGCAGCGGCACCCAAAGGCCGGACAGCGGCAGCTCGCCGAAGAGTCGATAGAGAACGTGTTCCACGCCCTGGTCGTCGAGCACGCTGTGCAGGTCGATTCCGGTGCGCATCTGGAAATAGAGGGTGGCGCCGGAGAAGATGACGATCCACACGGCGGCGAACAACGACGGGTAGAGCAGGTTGATGCGCAGGAAGTCGCGTACGCTGTAGCCGCGCGAGATGCGCCCCAGGAAGAGCGATGCCACGGGCGCCCAGGCAAACCAGATGGCCCAGTAGAAGATCGACCACCAGTGCGGCCATTGGTCGTTGCCGGCGGCGCCGGTGAACAGGCTGCGGGTGAAGAAATTGTCGAGGTAGACGCCGAACGACTCCACGCCGATCTGCAGCATGAACGCCGTGGGGCCGAACACGAAGACGAACAGGCCGAGCACCAGCAGCAGCCAGGCGTTGAGTGCCGAGAGCCGGGCGATGCCCTTCTTCAAGCCGCTGGCGGCCGAGAGCACGAAGGTGACCACGATCACCGCGATGATCAGGCCCAGGCGCAGTGGGTTGGTATCACCCTCGATGTACTGACCGAGGCCGCCGGCCAGGGTGATGGCGCCGGTGCCGAGAGTCGCGGCCATGCCGGCTACCAGGGAATACAGTGCCAGGGCATCGATCAATCCCGAGTAGCGGGTGATGCGAGGGCCGAAGACCGGCTCAAGCATGCTGCTGATGGAGAACTTCTGCCGGCGGTTGTAGAACGCCAGGGCGAAGATCAACGCCGGGACCGCGTAGATGGCGTAGGGCGTGAAGGTCCAGTGCAGGAACATGGTCGACATGGCGAACAGCGCCGCCTCGGTGGAGCCGGCTTCCATGCCCAGCGATGCGGGAGGCCCCATCAGGTGGTAGAGCGGCTCGGCGGTGGTCCAGAACAGCACGCCGACCGCCAGGGTGGTGCACAGCGTGATGGAGAACCAGCGGGTCTTCGACAGCAGCGGTTCGGCATTCTCGCCGCCGATGCGGATGCGTCCGAGCGGCGAGACATACACCGCAATGGCGAGCACCAGCAGGTAAAGGCTGCCCAGGCTGAACAGCCAGGAGAAGCGTTCCAGGATGGCGTCGTTGAGCTGGCTGGTGAAGCCGAGAAAGGCCTCCAGATCGACCAGGCTGCCGATCACGGCGGTGAGCAGGATGAGAAAGGTCGGCCAGAAAACCAGGGGCCGCATGTGATGGATCATGGGCATCTCTCCACTTATTGTGTTGTCACCGGAATGTCCCCGGCGCATGGCTGGATACCTTAACGGCCCGCACCATGGGGATGACAGCGAAGGGTCTGCATGGGGGTATGACATCCGCGCATGCCCTGGCAAGCGATGAACGGACTTTCTGCATGCAACGACAAGGCCCGGCGTGAGCCGGGCCTGCGGGAATCGACGGTCTGGCTGTCAGCGGGTCACTGCAACCGGGCGAGTTCCTCGTTCAGGGCATCCAGGGTTCGGTCGACCTGCTGTTCGGTGTGTTCGCAGGAGAGGAAGAAGCGCAGGCGGGCGCTCTTTTCGGGCACGGCGGGGTGCAGGATCGGCTGGACGTTGATGCCGCGCTCGAACAAGGTATGGGAAAGCGCGGCGGCGTGTGCCGAACTGCCGATGATGACCGGCACCACGGCGGCGCCGATGCTGTCGCCGGTATCCAGTCCCAGGCCGCGGGCCTGCTCCAGGAAATAGCGTGAAATGGCCTGGAGCCGATGGGTGCGCTGCGGTTCCTCGCGCATCAGTTCCAGCACCTTGAGCGAAGGGGCCGCGACCTGGGCGGGCATGCCGACGCTGTAGAGAAAGCCCGGCGCCAGGTGGCGCAGGGTGTCCACCAGGGGCTGGCAGCCGGCGATGTAACCGCCGCAACCGGCCAGCGTCTTGCTCATGGTGCCCATCCAGATGTCCACCGCTTCGGGCGGTACCTCGAAGTGCTCGCGCAGCCCGAGCCCGTGCTCGCCCAGCACGCCGAAGGAGTGCGCCTCGTCGACCATCAGCCAGGCCTGGTGGCGACGCTTGATCTCGACGAAGCGCGGCAGGTCGGGCAGGTCGCCGTCCATGCTGTAGAGCCCCTCGATGACGATCACGACACGCTCGAACTGGGCGCGGTGGCGGCGCAACAGGTCTTCCAGGGCATCGGCGTCGTTGTGCGCGAAGCCCATGCGCCGGGCGCCCGAGAGCTGGGCGCCGACCAGCGCGCTGTTGTGGATGTACTCGTCGTGGAGGATCAGGTCGCCGGGCCCCAGCAGATAGCCCAGAGTGGAGACATTGGTGGCATGGCCGCTGACGAAGACCACGGCATCGTCGACCTGGTAGGTGTCGGCGATGGCGCGCTCGAGTTCGCCATGAATGGGGCGCTCACCGGAGACGATGCGACTGGCCGACACCGAACTGCCGTAGTGCTGCACGGCATCGATGGCGGCCTGATTGACCCGCGGGTCGCCGGAGAAACCCAGGTAGTTGTAGCTGGCGAAATTGATGACGTCCCGGTCGTCGATACGACTGGTGGCGCCGGCGTTGCCCTGGTGGCAGCGGAAGAAGGGGTCCGTCAGGCCGAGGCGCCGGGCCGCCTCGCGCATCATGGTCAGTTGCTGATAGCCGGGATGGGCGTCGAAGCGGGTCAGCCGCTCCGACACCTGGCCGGCGGAGGCCCCGGGGGCACTGTCGCGATCCGGCGCAGGACGCGAACGCTTGCGCTTACGCGCCCCGTCGAGGAGTTGACGCTTGAGATCGTGGCGAGACGTGTCCTGACTCATCGGGCGGATGCCTCCTGTGCGACCTCAGGCACGGCCTCGGTGCCGTGGCGGGCGGCCAGCGAAGCCAGTTCGGCATCGTCGTCGGCTTCCTCATCGTCGCCGCGCGTCAGGCGCTCGATCAACACGCCGCTGAGCTTGTCGAGGGTCGAGGCCTCGCTGAGCACCATGACCGGCACGCGAACGCCGAGGCGGGATTCGATGGCGGTCATCAGTTCCACGCCCATCAGCGAGTCGAAGCCCATGTCATAGACCGAGCGGTGTACGTCGATCTTGTCTTCCTCCACCAGCAGGATGCTGGCGAGTTCCGACTTGAGCAGCTCGGTGACGGTGGCGTGGAGCTCCTCGGGCGACAGCTCGTCGAGCAGGCGGGCCAGGTCCTGGTCGGCATCGTCCTGCTGGCCTTCGTCGCCGGCGGTACGGGCGATCTCGGAGAAGCGCGGCGTCTCGGCGGTGGGCAGCGAGCGAGCCAACGCCGACCAGTCCAGCTCCAGCACGCCGAGGCTCGGGCTGGGGGCGGCGAGCATGCGACCCAGCACCTCGAGGGCGTCGTCGGCACGCAGTGCCGAGCCGCCGAGGCGCTCCTGCAGGGCGTCGCGGGTGCGGGTGTTGCGGGCCAGGAAGCCGGCGTCCTCGATGGCGCCCCAGCGTACGCAGGTAGCCGGCAGTCCCGCGGCGCGGCGGCTGGCCGCCAGGGCTTCGAGCCAGTGGTTGGCGGCCACGTAGCTGGCCTGGCCGGGGTTGCCGAACAGGGTGGTCGCCGAGGAGTAGAGCACGAAGAAATCCAGCTCGTCGTTCCGGGTCAGCGCATCCAGGTGGCGGGCGCCTTCGATTTTCGGCGTCAGTACCCGGGCGATGCGCTCGTCGTCGAGATTGCGGATCAGACCATCCTCGATCACCGCTGCGGCATGGATGATGCCCTTGAGCGGTGGATGTTCGGCGCGGCAGCGTTCGAGCAGTGCGGCCAGGGCGTCGCGATCGGCAACGTCACAGGCGGCGGCCTCGACCGTCACGCCCATGGCTTCGAGCCTGGCGATGCCTTCGTCGGCCTCCGGTGAGGCGGCGCCGCGTCGACCGACCAGCACCAGGTGGCGGGCACCGCGTTCGGCCAGCCATTGGGCGCTGCGCAGGCCGAAGCCGCCGAGGCCGCCGGTGACCAGATAGGTGGCATCGGCCGGCAGCTCCGGCGCGGCAAGCATCTCGGTTTCCGTGGCCTCGGCGCGCAGGGGCTGGTCCTGGGTGACCACCACCTTGCCGATCTGGCGGGCCTGTTGCATGTAGCGGAAGGCCTCGACCACCTGGCGATTGCCGAAGGCGGTGTAGGGCAGCGGTGTGAAGGTGCCGTCCTCGAACAGCGCCATCATCTCGCTGAACAGCGACTGGGTGAGTTCCGGGCACGCCTTCATCAACTGGTCGGAGTCGATGCCGAAATAGCTGAGGTTGTTGCGGAAGGGCCGCAGGCCGATGTGGGTGTTCTCGTAGAAGTCGCGCTTGCCGAGTTCCAGGAAGCGGCCGAAGGGACGCAGCACGCGCAGGTTCTGGTTGATCGCTTCGCCGGCCAGGGAGTTGAGCACCACATCGACGCCGCGCCCATTGGTGTCGGCGAGGATCTCCTCGGCGAAGGTCAGCGAACGCGAGTCATAGAGGCGCTCGATGCCGCTGAGGCGCAGGAAGTCGCCTTTTTCCTCGGCACCCACGGTGGCGTGGATCTCGGCACCCAGCCAGCGCGCCACCTGGATGGCGGCGAGCCCGACGCCGCCGGCGGCACCGTGGATCAGCACGTGCTCGCCGGGTGACAGGCGGGCCAGATGCTTCAGCGCGTAGTAGACGGTGAAGAAGGTCGTCGGGATCGTCGCCGCGGCGGCGAAGTCGATGTTGTCGGGCAGCGGGGCGATGGCGTGCTGGCTGGCGATCAGCCGGTCGCTGAAGCTGGCCGGGCCGAAGCCGAGCACTGCGTCGCCCGGCGCGACGCCTTCGACGCCGGGGCCGAGCCGTTTGACCACGCCGGCGAATTCCAGACCGAGGGTCGGGCCGGCGAAGCCGTTCTCGATGGCCTCGTCGGAGAGCAGTCCCAGGGTGTACATGACATCGCGGAAGTTGAGGCCGGTGGCCTCGACGCGAATCTCCACCTCGCCCTCGCCGGGTTCCGGCAGGGCGGTCGGCTGCCAGGCCAGGTGGCGCAATTGGCCGGGCAGCGGGAAGCCGAGTGTCATGGCGTTGCGCGGCGCTTCCGGCGCAGCCGTCGAGGTGCCTGGCGCGGGCAGGATGCGCAGTCGGGTGGCGAAACGGGTGCCGTGGGCGTCGATGGCCACTTCGGTCTCGTCGTCGGGCGCGGCGAGTTCTGCGCCCAGCGCCTCGAAGGCGCTCTCCTCAAGATCGCCGCCGGGCAAGTCGAGCAGACGGACCCGGAAACCCTGGGCTTCGTTGGCCAGGGAACGGCCGAAGCCCCAAAGGGCGGCGTCGTCGCTGGCGCCCGGGCGGCTCGCCGGCTCTGAGGCATCGCCCCAGATGGCGGCCACGTCGCGGGTGACCAGCCACAGGTTCGGTGCCGCGTCGTGGCCTTCGGCGCTGGCTTCGACGAGGCTCGCCCAGCGTGCCGCCTGCTGGCAGCGCTCGAGGCCGGTGTCGCGCAGGTCGACGATGTGCGTGGCCCGCGCCGCGGCGCTTTCGTCACCGAGTGCGGCGCGATGGCCGCGGCGTTCCAGGTCGGCGGCGAGGCGTTCGGCGAGCGCCTGGTTCGCGCCATCGGCGACCAGCAGGTAGTCGGCCGGGGAGGCGGTGACGTCTTCGCTGGCGTCGAGAGTGTCGGGAAGACGGGCATGGACGAGATAAGCGCCAGCGTCGTCTTCCAGGGGCAATGGTTGAACCTGCTCGGCACCGAGGCGGGTGAGCAGCTCGGTGACATCATCGAGCTCGCAGGCAGCGGGAGCAGCGTGCTCGTCATCGAGGCCGGGCGTGACCAGCAGGGTGTCGAGCCAGGCGGAGGGCGCGACGCCAAGTAGCAGGACTCGGGCACCGGGCGCCAGCCGTTGCGGCAGCGCCTCGATCAGGCGGCGGCTGAGGTCGCGGTTGGTGACATCCAGCGAGACCAGGGCCAGTTGGGCCTGTCCCGTTGCGCCCTGCGGCGGTTGTTCGGCCGGCGCTTCCAGTGACTCCACCTCGATCAGCGGCTGGCGTTCGCGCAGTTGCTCGGCGTGTTGCCAGGCAAGCTCGCCGGCGGTCAGGATGCGGTAGTCGCAGCGATCGGGATCGACCAGGTCGGCGAGCCGCTCGCCCAGTGCCGGGGCGCTGACACCGGCCTCGAGCAGGGTCAGGCGCTGCCCCTCGGCCAGGTGCGCCAGGGTGTCGGCCAATGCCTCGCCGAGGGGCGTGGCGATGGCCCGCCAGCCGTCGTGACCGATCAACTGGCGATTGAGGCGCGTCAGGCGGTCGCGGTCGAGGCCGATGTCGCCGGCATCGCGATGGCCGGCCAGCAGGTCGCGCAGGTTGAGGCCGAAGCGACCGAGCCGGTGGATGGGACCGATATGGCCCGGATAATCCTGGGCCAGCAGTCGCCAGATGGTGGTGGCGTCGATCTCGTCGTCGCCCGCGACTCGCGTCCAGCCATTCTCGCCGCGCTCGAGACGACCGGCGTCCTCGAGCAGGCGCAGCAACTGGTCCAGCAGGGGGCGGGCCTGAGGATGGGCGTCGGCGAGTGCCTGATAGCGGGAGTGGCCGAGTACGCCGTCATGCAGTTCGTCGTCCAGCGCCTCGGCGGCGAAGGCCTCGGCCAGCCGGTCGAGCAAGGGCGCGACCTCGCTGGCATAGCGCTGCCCGGTGGCCTCGACGTAGCCGTCGACCAGTCGGGGCATGGCGGCCTCGAGCGCGGTGAGATCCGCCGGTTGCCGATTCCATGGGCGCGGCGCCGGCGTCAGGCGCACATCGAGATGGCTCAGTGACTGCTTGGCGGACTGGGTCAGGCGTACTGCCTTGAAGCGGGTCTCGCTGACCACCGCCACGGCCCGGCCCTGTTCGTCGAAGAGCTCGAAGTCGGCAGTGAAGGAGTAGGGCGCACGCTTGAGCAGGCGGGCCCGGGCCAGGGTCGGGCGTCCGGCTTCCGGCGTCCACTGGATGCGCCCGACGCGAACCGGTACGAAGGCCATGCCGCGCGCTTCCAGGCCGTCGCGGGCCAGCAGCGGCAGGAACAGCTGGAAGGCGCTGTCGAGGATGCCGGGGTGCAGGTGCTGCAGTGCCAGTTGTTCCTCGATGGCTGGCGTGGGGCGTACACGGCCGATGACGCTGTCGCCCTCGACCCAGGCACGGTCGATGGCCTGGAAGGCCGGGCCGTAGTCCAGCCCCAGACGACTGGCCATGGCCAGGTGCTCGTCCAGTTCCAGGTCCGGCGCTCGCTCGGGCAGGGCCGGCGCAGCGTGCTCCAGCAACAGGCCACGGCTCTGGGCCATGATGCGGGCGGTGGCGTGCAGTTGCCATTCCACGCCGACGGCCGGTTCCCGCGAGTGGATGGTGACGCGGCCGTCCTCGGGGGCGATGGCCAGCCGGGTGAGCCGGCCGTGCTGCCCATCGAGCATCATCGGGGCCTGGATCTCGAGTTCTTCGACGTCGAGCGGCGTGGCTTCGCGCCAGCGCGCGGCGGCGGCCAGGGCCAGTTCGATGAAGCCGGCGCCGGGGAAGATGGCGGCGTCGCCCACCACATGGTCGGCCAGCCAGGGCTGGCGGCCGGTGTCGAGCTGGCTTTCCCAGGTCAGGGTGTGCTGCGCCAGGCGGTAGCCCAGCAGGGGATGCTCGTAGTGGCGCGACAGCAGTCCCAGGGCTTCCGAGGTGGTCGGCATCCAGTGGGGCTCGCGCTGCCAGGGATAGCGGGGCAGTTCGGCGAGGCACCCGGTCACCGGGAACCAGTGGTCGATGTCGGTCTCGAGCCCGGAGAGCAGCGTCTGGCCGATGGCACGGTCGAGACAGACCGGCCCCGGCACGTCGCGTTCCAGGGTGCCGATGACCAGGCCGTCGAGCTCCGCCTCGCGCAGCGCTTCGCTCAGGTAGCGCTTGAGGATCGGGTGGGCGCCGATCTCGACCAGCACGTTAGTGCCGTCGGCGGTGATCGTTCGGGCGGCGTCGTCGAAGCGCACGGGCTGGCGGATGTTGTGCCACCAGTAGTCGGCGTCGAGCCGTTCGCCGTCGAGCTCCTCGCCGGTCACCGTCGAGATGTAGGGAATGCGTGCCTGCCGGGGATGCAGCCCAGCCAGCGCGGCGATCAGGTCATCGCGGATGGGGTCCATGGCCGGGCTGTGGAAGGCGTAGTCCAGCGGTAGGCGCTTGGCGAAGTGGCGTTGGCCGCTCAGCTCGGCTTCCAGCCGGCTCAGCGCCTCGGCGGGGCCGGCCAGGGTCACACCCTGGGCGCTGTTGGTGCCGGCCAGATGGATGTCGCAGTACTCGGGGCGTTCCAGATAGGCGGCGATGGCCTCGGCGCCGAGGCCCACGGCGGTCATCTCGCCCTGCCCACGGGTCAGCCCCTGGAAGTGGCTGCGCAGGTGGATCACGCGTACAGCGTCTTCCAGCGACAGGGCGCCGCAGGCCCAGGCGGCGGCCACTTCACCGACGCTGTGGCCGGTGACGGCGATGGGCTCGATACCCTGGGCGGCGAGCATCCGGGTGATGCCGACCTGCAAGGCGAACAGCGCCGGTTGGGCGATCTCGGTGTGCACGAAGCGCTCGCTGCCGTTGTCGCCTGCGAGTTCGGCGCGCAGCGAGAAGTCGGCGTGACGCTGGAAGAGGGCGTCGACCTCGTCGATGGCGGCGGCGAAGACCTTGGAGTCGGCGAGCAGGTCGCGGCCCATGGTTTCCCACTGGCAGCCGTTGCCGGCGTAGACGAAGGCGGGGCCCTGGGCGGCGTCGAGACGTCGACCCTGGATCACCGGGCGTTTGCCTGGGTTCCGCTCGGGGTCGGCGAAGGCGGCCAGGCGCTCGGCGGCGTCCTGCTTGTCGGCGGCGAACAGCAGGGCGCCATCGGTATGGTGATCGCGGCGCTGGTAGAGCGTGTCGGCGACATCGTAGAGGGCGGTGTCGGTATCGCGCAGCCAATCGGCCAGTCGGCCGGCCATGGCCCGCAGGGCAGGCTCGCTGCGTGCGGAGAGCTTCAGCGGCAATGGCTCGTCGGAGACCGGGGGAGAGGCCGGCGAAGGCGTCTCGGGCGGGCTCTCGAGGATGACATGGGCATTGGCGCCGCCGAAGCCGAAGGAGTTGACGCCGATGATCAGGCGGCCTTCCTGCTTCAGCGGGCGAGCCTGGGTGACGACCTCAAGATTCCAGTCGTCGAATTGAATCTTCGGGTTGAGGCGACGGATGCCGATGGTCGCCGGCACTTCGCGGTGACGCAGGCTGTAGAGCGCCTTGGCCAGACCGGCGATACCCGAGGCGGTTTCCAGGTGACCGAGGTTGCTCTTCACCGAGCCGATGGGCAACGGCGACTGCCGGCGCTTGGCCAGTGCCTCGCCGATGGCTCGGGTCTCGATGGGGTCGCCGACGGCGGTGCCGGTGCCATGGGCCTCGAGATAGTCGATCTCGTTCGGGTCGATGCCGGCCCGCTCGTAGACCTGGCGCATCAGGGCGACCTGGGCCTCGGTATTGGGGACGGTGAGCCCTTGCTTGTGACCGTCGGTATTGACGGTCGAGCCGGCGACCACGGCGAGGATGGTGTCTCCGTCGGCCACGGCCTGGTCATAGTCCTTGAGCAGGAACATGCCGGCGCCTTCCGAGCGCACATAGCCGTCGCCGTCGGCATCGAACACCCGGCAGCGCCCCGAGGGCGAGAGCATGCTGGCCTTGGAGAAGATGACGAAGCCATAAGGGTGCAGGTGCAGGCTGATACCGCCGGCCAGCGCCATGCTCGTCTCGCCGGCACGGATCGCCTGGCACGCCTGGTGGAAGGCGACCATCGACGATGAGCAGGCGGTGTCCACCGACATGCTGGGGCCGTGCAGGTCGAACAGGTAGGAGAGCCGGTTCGAGGCGATGCTCGAGGTGTTGCCGGTGGCGGTGGAGGCGTCGATGGCCGCCATGTCCCCGGTGTAGCGGTACGAATAGTCCAGCGCCGCGACGCCCAGGAAGACGCCGCACTGGCTGCCGCGTAGCTGCGAGGGCGGTATGCCGGCGCTTTCCATGCTCTCCCAGGTCAATTCCAGGAGCATGCGCTGCTGGGGGTCCATGTTCGCCGCTTCGCGGGGCGAGATGCCGAAGAAGTCGGCGTCGAAGCCACTGATGTCGCCCAGGCTGCCGGCGGCGAAGGTCACGCTGGTGCCGGGGTTGCGCTTGTCGGGGTGCTGGAAGACCTCATGGCTCCAACGGTCGGCCGCGACCTGGGTCACCAGGTCCTTTTCGGCTCGCAGGTCCTGCCAGAAGTCTTCCGGGGTGGTTCCCGGCATCCGGTGGGCGACACCGATGATGGCCACGCGTCTTGTCATGCTTGCTCCCGATGATCCTGGTTGCTGCCGTCATGGGCGTGCTGCGCCTGATCGATGACGGCTTGCCATATCCGTTGACTCAATTGTTCTGCCGCAAGCGGCGTAAACGCCTGGGGCCGGCTTCCCCGACCGTGGCTCGACCACAACAGATAGGGCGTGTCACCGTCCGGTTCGCCATAATGCCGATAGACCTCGGGCATGATCGGCACATGGTCGCCATACCAGCACAGTAGCCCGCCCCGGGGCGTCGCCTCCAGTTGCCGACGCAGGCAGGCGGCCATGCGATCGGCATTGCGCAGGTGGGCCAGATAGCTGGCCAGCTCCCCGCAGTCGTCCGGCAAGGGTGGCGCGTCCGCGCTCAGCAGGTCGCGGGCCGCGTCCTCCGCCCGGTCGTCGAATTGCAGCGGGCCGTGATTCTCCATGGTGATCACGAACACGAACAGCGGCTCATTATCCGGTTCATTGAGCAGACTGCCAACCTTGTCGGCCAGTGCCAGGTCACCGACGTACTGGCCACAGTAGTCGGCGGCCGTGAAGGCGCGTATGTCGATGAAGTCGTCGAAACCGAGCTGCGGCATGACCTGGTCGCGCTGATAGAAGCTCGCGGCATAGGGATGCAGGCAGACGGTTCGATAGCCGAGTCGTTTCAGTTCGCCGGCCAGGCTCGGCACGCGGTGGCGCGCCAACTGGTGATAAGGGTTGAAGCGATGAACGCCCAGAGTGTCTCGGTCGAGGCCGGTCAGTACGGCCGTTTCGGTGCGTACCGTGTTGGCGCCCCAGGCCGGCACCCTGAGGCTGCCGTGCATCAACGATGTTTCGGTCAGGGCATCCAGGTTCGCCAGCAGGTCGTCACGCAGGCCGCCGTGCCAGGGGCGAGGGTCGAAGAAGGATTCGCTCTGCACGACGACCAGATGGGGCAGGCGCTCCCTGGAAGGGGCCGGCTCGGGAGCGGGCGTGTAGGGCGAGTCGCTTGCCTCGAGGGGGTGTCGTGCCAGCAGGCCGTAGGCCCAGAGTGCGCTGATCAGCCCGAGTCGATGGGTGTCGTCGACGGGATCGAGTCGGCAGGCCGGCAGGCAGCGGAGTCCGACGACCAGAGGCAGGGCCGACAGCGCGATGACGAGGAGCGTTCCGATGAGGAAGTCGAAGGTGCCATGACGGGACAGCAGTGACGGCTCGAGGACCATGAAGCCGACGATGGTCGCCAGGCCGGCGAGGCTGGCGCCGATGGCCAGCCCGATGCCGAAGAAGGGAATGTACAGGCGCGGGTGACGGATGGCGTCGAGAAAGTACTCGAAGTCCTGGCACAGGAAGGGTTCGCGCAGGGTCTTCGACTTGGCGTTGCTGGATTGCACCACGACGAGCTGCAGGGCGAGGAAGAGCACCATCGCGAACCAGGGGCGCTGCAGCACCAGCGTGAAGCATCCATAGAGCACGCCCCAGCTGCCCAGGTGGACGGCCAGGGTCGCCACCGGGCGACGCCAGGGTGGCGCGGTGGTCGGTCGCAAGGCGGCCTCGGCGATGAAGCTGCCGAGCAGGCCCAGGCACCAGGGCAACAGTAGCGCCCGCGTCATGAAGGCCTCCCGTAACCCATCAGGCCGAGCAGGCGCTGGGAAAGCGCGGCCGGCAGTACCGCCAGGCTCCAGCACCCCAGGTTGAGCGGAAAGGGGAAGCTGACGCGCGCCCGGTTGCGCTCGATGCCCCTGGCGATATGGCGGGCGGCACGCGTGGGGTCGATTTCCCAGGGCTTGGGGCCGGGCATGGACTCGCACATCGGCGAGCTGACATAACCGGGCATGACCACGGTCACGCCCACGCCGCGCGGTGCCAGCCAGCCGCGCAGGGCTTCGCCGTAGGCTTTGATGCCGGCCTTGCTGGCGCTGTAGCTGGGCGTCAGCGGCAGGCCGTGCCAGGCGGCCAGGGAACTGAGAAAGACGATCCGGCCATGGCCGCGCTCGGCCATGCGCGGCGCCAGTCGCTCGGCCATGGCCATGGGCGTGCGTAGATTGATGGCCAGCAGTTGGCTGGTGGCCGACCAGTCTTCCATCTCCCGCCCCGGTTCGGCATGGGTATTCTGGCCGGCGTTGGCGATGACCACGTCGGGCAGCGTCAGTTGTTCCAGCCAGTCGCTCAGGGCAACGTCATCGGTCAGGTCCACCCGGCTTGTCTCGACCTCGGCACCAGCCTGTCGGCACTCGTCGGCCAGGGCGTCGAGTGGTTCCCGGCGGCGACCGTGGAGGATCAGGCGCACGCCGGGCGAGGCGTAATGCCTGGCCAGGGCGCTGCCGATGGCGCCGGTGGCACCAGTGATCAACAAGCTG contains these protein-coding regions:
- a CDS encoding BCCT family transporter produces the protein MIHHMRPLVFWPTFLILLTAVIGSLVDLEAFLGFTSQLNDAILERFSWLFSLGSLYLLVLAIAVYVSPLGRIRIGGENAEPLLSKTRWFSITLCTTLAVGVLFWTTAEPLYHLMGPPASLGMEAGSTEAALFAMSTMFLHWTFTPYAIYAVPALIFALAFYNRRQKFSISSMLEPVFGPRITRYSGLIDALALYSLVAGMAATLGTGAITLAGGLGQYIEGDTNPLRLGLIIAVIVVTFVLSAASGLKKGIARLSALNAWLLLVLGLFVFVFGPTAFMLQIGVESFGVYLDNFFTRSLFTGAAGNDQWPHWWSIFYWAIWFAWAPVASLFLGRISRGYSVRDFLRINLLYPSLFAAVWIVIFSGATLYFQMRTGIDLHSVLDDQGVEHVLYRLFGELPLSGLWVPLLLFIAFISYVTAADSNTDAIGNLCTRGLTADSDFSAGIPMKIIWGVVVGIIAWVMTSFVGIDGVKMLSNLGGLPALVIILLASGSLWHWLRDPSALECPDTSTNHEQLDAQGQPQ
- a CDS encoding aminotransferase class I/II-fold pyridoxal phosphate-dependent enzyme, whose product is MSQDTSRHDLKRQLLDGARKRKRSRPAPDRDSAPGASAGQVSERLTRFDAHPGYQQLTMMREAARRLGLTDPFFRCHQGNAGATSRIDDRDVINFASYNYLGFSGDPRVNQAAIDAVQHYGSSVSASRIVSGERPIHGELERAIADTYQVDDAVVFVSGHATNVSTLGYLLGPGDLILHDEYIHNSALVGAQLSGARRMGFAHNDADALEDLLRRHRAQFERVVIVIEGLYSMDGDLPDLPRFVEIKRRHQAWLMVDEAHSFGVLGEHGLGLREHFEVPPEAVDIWMGTMSKTLAGCGGYIAGCQPLVDTLRHLAPGFLYSVGMPAQVAAPSLKVLELMREEPQRTHRLQAISRYFLEQARGLGLDTGDSIGAAVVPVIIGSSAHAAALSHTLFERGINVQPILHPAVPEKSARLRFFLSCEHTEQQVDRTLDALNEELARLQ